GGTGAGCACGGTCGCGGACAAGTCGCAGGCCGACGGCATCCCCGGCGAGCAGGTCTGGCCGTCCCAGTCCACCGCGGTTCGCGCTACGGCGTCGAACAGCGTCTCACCGCCCGCGTTGCTGAACCCGGACCCGCCGGAGGACTCCATCTCCGACAACGTCCCGAACAGTTCGCTGACCTGGACCCACTCCTGCTCCACCCGGAACTCCGGCCACGCCAGGAGAACCCGTGCCGGCACGAGGAACGGCACCTGGGGGAACCGCGGATACCAGAACCGCCCGTCGACAACGAGCCCCCGTACGCGCGTCGCGATCCCGTGAGTGCGCGCGAGACCTTCGAGAACCGCCATCCGCTGGCTGCACGACCCCCGCCCCCGACTGAGAGTGCGCGAAATCGGCTGCACGTCGTTCACCGCGTACACCGGTCGTACCGTGCTCGCGACGAGCTGGTGCGCCTCCTTCAACGCGGTGACGGGGTCGCTGTGCCAGAGCGGTGTGATCTGCTCTGCCATCGAACGGACCAGCGGGTGGTCCCAGTCGAGAATCGGTGTCGGGTCGACGCCGCCGTCCACCGCCTCGGAGTCCTCCCCGGGCAGATGCCGACGCCACCAGGGAGTGACAAGTAAACAGGTCATCTTGTCACTGTCCTCCGCCCTTGGGACACGGGCAACGACAGTTGACATACGCCTCAATCGTGCAGTCGCGCTGAGAGTCGTCCAGAACGATGCCGAGACGGCGGCTACCGGGCCGGTGTGGCTCGGTAGCCGCCGTGCGAAGCGCTGCTGTTAGCAGCTGCCGTTCGACTCCTTCATGCCGGTGTTGGCGCCTGCGGTCTGGGCGACGATGGTCGGGACGCAGGAGGCCTGGTCGAGCGTGAAGCTGTAGGGGATGTTGACGGTGGTGGTGGACTTGACGTCCGGTCCGGCGGGCTTGTTCTCGCTGCCGGGGGCGGACCAGGTGACGTTGTCGAAGATGTTGCCGCTGACCTGCCAGTAGCCGGCCATGTCGGTGTAGAACGTGCCGAGGACGTCGCGGGAGTTCTTGAAGTAGTTGTTGTCGACCTTGGCCTTGGCGCCGGCCCGGGAGTTGATGCCGGACTCGTTGAGGCTCACGTAGTGGTTGTTGTACATGTGGCCGACGCCGCCGCGCAGCAGGGGCGCCCGGGAGTCGATGTTCTCGTACAGGTTGTGGTGGTAGGTGACGAACCCGTTGGAGAGGTCGCTCTCGCTGGACCCGACCAGCCCGCCGCGGCCGGAGTTGCGCAGGGTGCTGTAGGACAGGGTCACGTACTGGGTGTTGTTCTTCATGTCGAACAGGCCGTCGTAGCCTTCGGACTCGCCGCCCGACGCGAGCAGGGTGGTGTGGTCGACCCAGACGTTGCGGACGTTGCTCTCCATGCCGATGGCGTCACCGCCGTTGGAGGTGGGAGAACCGGACTTCTTGACGTTCCGGACCGTCACGTTCCGGATGATGATGTTGCTGGACTCGCGGATGTGGATGCCCAGCTGGTCGAAGACCGCTCCGCTGCCGACGCCGATGATCGTGACGTTGCTGATCTGCTTGAGTTCGATCACGCCCGAGGCGGTCGAGCAGCTGCCGCCCGACACCTGACTGGTGTTGCCGTGGTTGATCGTGCCCTCGACCTCGATGATGATCGGGGTGGAGCGGCTGGCCCGGCCGCACAGGGCCGCGTGGATCTGCGTTCCCGTGGTGGCCCGGACCTTCGCACCGCCCTGGCCGCCGGTGGTCCCGCCGTTCTGGGTCGCGAAGCCGGTCGCGGCACCCGTGGGCGGCGGGTTCGACGTCGTGGTGGTCGAGGTCGTGGTCGACGTCGAAGTGGACGTCGAAGTCGAAGTCGAGGTCGACGTGGAAGTCGACGTTGAGGTGTCGGTGGGCGAACCGGTGCACGCCACGCCGTTGAGCTTGAAGGAGGTCGGGACGGGGTTGGAGCCGGTCCAGGACCCGTTGAAGCCCGGCGTCACCGACGCGCCCGTGCCCAGCGAGCCGTTGTAGCTCGCGTTGCGCACCCGCACCGCGCTGCCTGACTGGGTGAACTCACCGCCCCAGAGCTGCGTGACCTGCTGACCCGCGGCGAAGTTCCACTCCAGGGTCCAACCCGACACCGCGTCACCCAGGTTGGTCACCGTGACGTTGGCGCCGAACCCGCCCTGCCACTGGCTCGTCACGGTGTAGTCCACCCGGCACCCGACCGCCGCATTGGCATTGGTGCCGGCCGCCATTACCAAGCCCCCGGTCAAAGCCGCCACCGACACGGCCGCGGCAATACCTGCGGTCCGACTTCTCGCGCGGTTACCAATGCGCAGACTCATGCGTCGCCTCCTTGCGAACAGCACACCTGGACAGCGGTCCTCCAACGACACCGACCGCTGCCGACTGTGGCGGAATCAGCGGCGGTCACCAGGTCCTGGGAACGCTCCCAGGGAGCATTGCGCAAGTTTGCGGAGCGGGCAACAATATTCACGGTGGTGAACCATCACGTTAGACGCGTGAAGTGAGAATTTCTCGGTACCACCGGTTCGATTCACGGACGTGAACAAAACGGGAACGCCGGGAGCGACACGGCCATTTCGTTTGGCGGAGAACAAGGACGGGGCGGCGGCACGCGGTGCGCGGTGGGTTCGCGTGCCGCCGCCCCGTCCTCGGTCAGTTCAGCGACACCTCGACGTCGTGCACGCCCGGACCGAGCGCGACGACGTCCGACTGCCCGCTGACGTTGCGGTAGAGCGCGCGCACGGTCCACTTGCCCGGCGCGGCGAAGAACCGGAAGTCGCCCTCCGCGGACGACACGACCTCGGCCGTGAACTCACCGGACGCGTCGAGCAGGCGCACGAACGCGCCACCGACCGGAGCTCCCTCGGTGAGCACCTTGCCGCTCACCACCACCGCGTTGGACCCGACTTCGACGTGGGCGCCCTGTGGGGGCGCGCCGCAACCGTCCAGGCTCATGATCAGGCCTCCTTGCCGCTGCCGAGCTCGACCGGCACGCCGACCAGCGAGCCGTACTCGGTCCAGGAACCGTCGTAGTTCTTCACGTCGTCGTGGCCGAGCAGCTCGTGCAGCGCGAACCACGTGTGCGACGAGCGCTCGCCGATGCGGCAGTAGGCGATCGTCTTGCGCGAGCCGTCGAACCCGGCCTCGCCGTAGATCTCGGCCAGCTCCTCGTCCGACTTGAACGTGCCGTCCTCGTTGGCCGCCTTGCTCCACGGCACGTTGATCGCGCTGGGGATGTGGCCGCCGCGCTGCGCCTGCTCCTGCGGCAGGTGCGCGGGGGCCAGCAGCTTGCCGGAGAACTCGTCGGGGGACCGCACGTCGACCAGGTTCTTGTTGCCGATCGCGTCGACGACCTCGTCGCGGAACGCGCGGATCGCGAGGTTCTGCTCCTGTGCGGTGTAGCTGGTCGCGTCGCGCTCGACCGGCTCCTTGTCCAGCGGACGCCCGTCCAGTTCCCACTTCTTGCGGCCGCCGTCGAGCAGCTTCACGCTGTCGTGGCCGTACAGCTTGAAGTACCAGTACGCGTACGCGGCGAACCAGTTGTTGTTGCCGCCGTACAGGATGACGTTGTCGTCGTTGGCGATGCCCTTGGCGGACAGCAGCTTCTCGAAGCCCGCGCGGTCCACGAAGTCGCGGCGCACAGGGTCCTGCAATTCGGTCTTCCAGTCGATCCTCACCGCGCCCGGGATGTGGCCCCCGTCGTAGGCGGAGGTGTCCTCGTCCACCTCCACGAACACCACGCCGGGCGTGGCGAGGTTCTCCTCGGCCCAAGCGGCCGAGACCAGGACGTCTTCACGGCTCATCGAAGCTGCTCCATTGTTGTTGTCCAGCGCTGCGTTTCGTGCAGCGCTGCCTTGACCTGCAGCGCTGTGTTCATGCGGGTGCGTGTCGCCGTCAGCCGGCGGTGGCCAGCGCGCAGGTGGGCGCGACGGTCGCCAGCTCGGCGACCGGGTCGGAGAGGACCTCGACGGCGTGACGCACCACTGCCGTGAGGGTGGGGGAGTTCGTCATCTCGGCACGCCAGATCGCGCGGGCGTGCACGTGCGCGCTGGGGAAGTGCGACACGATGGACAGCTCACCGCGGTCGATCTTCTCCTTGACCGCGACGTACGGCACGAACGCGACGTTCGTGGTGTCGCGCAGGTTGTCCACGGCGCTCGCGATGGAGCCGACCTCCAGGCTCGGCAGCGGCCGGCCGAAGCGGCGGCGGAACTCGCGCGCCATCACCTGCTGTGCCACGCACTCGGGGTCGTCCACCAGCACCACGTCGTCCACCCGGACCCCGGTCTTGGTGGTGGACACGGCGACGAAGTCCACCGCGCACAGGGTTCGCCAGTGCAGCGGGCCGTCGCGGAACTGGTCGTCGCCGCAGTCCTCGGTCAGCACGAAGCCGAGGTCGACCTCGCCCGCGCGCACCGTCTTCTCGATGTCGGAAGGGCGCAGGGTGCGGGTGCTCAGTCGCAACTCCGGGTAGACCTGGTGGCACTTGCGCAGCAACGGACCGAGGTAGTAGCTGGTCAGGACCGCGGGACCACCGATGGCGACCCGGCCGCGGACCGGTTCGGACGAGCCGACGGACCGCACCATGTCGTCGATGACCTCGAACAGGCGCGACGCGTGGCCGATGACCGACTCGCCCTCGTCCGTGAGCCGGACGCCCTGCGAGTGGCGGTGGAACAAGCGAACGCCCAGCCTGCGTTCGAGGGTGCGGATGTGCACCGTGACGCTGGACTGGGCGTAGCCGAGGCGGCTGGCCGCCTTGGTGAGGTTGCCGGTTCGCGCGACTTCCAGGAACGTCCGTAATTGGTGGATCGACAAGTCGTACCAGTTAGCGCTCACGAGTCTTCCCCCCAGGCACA
This is a stretch of genomic DNA from Saccharothrix ecbatanensis. It encodes these proteins:
- a CDS encoding pectate lyase family protein — translated: MDYTVTSQWQGGFGANVTVTNLGDAVSGWTLEWNFAAGQQVTQLWGGEFTQSGSAVRVRNASYNGSLGTGASVTPGFNGSWTGSNPVPTSFKLNGVACTGSPTDTSTSTSTSTSTSTSTSTSTSTTTSTTTTSNPPPTGAATGFATQNGGTTGGQGGAKVRATTGTQIHAALCGRASRSTPIIIEVEGTINHGNTSQVSGGSCSTASGVIELKQISNVTIIGVGSGAVFDQLGIHIRESSNIIIRNVTVRNVKKSGSPTSNGGDAIGMESNVRNVWVDHTTLLASGGESEGYDGLFDMKNNTQYVTLSYSTLRNSGRGGLVGSSESDLSNGFVTYHHNLYENIDSRAPLLRGGVGHMYNNHYVSLNESGINSRAGAKAKVDNNYFKNSRDVLGTFYTDMAGYWQVSGNIFDNVTWSAPGSENKPAGPDVKSTTTVNIPYSFTLDQASCVPTIVAQTAGANTGMKESNGSC
- a CDS encoding DUF1416 domain-containing protein produces the protein MSLDGCGAPPQGAHVEVGSNAVVVSGKVLTEGAPVGGAFVRLLDASGEFTAEVVSSAEGDFRFFAAPGKWTVRALYRNVSGQSDVVALGPGVHDVEVSLN
- a CDS encoding LysR family transcriptional regulator — encoded protein: MSANWYDLSIHQLRTFLEVARTGNLTKAASRLGYAQSSVTVHIRTLERRLGVRLFHRHSQGVRLTDEGESVIGHASRLFEVIDDMVRSVGSSEPVRGRVAIGGPAVLTSYYLGPLLRKCHQVYPELRLSTRTLRPSDIEKTVRAGEVDLGFVLTEDCGDDQFRDGPLHWRTLCAVDFVAVSTTKTGVRVDDVVLVDDPECVAQQVMAREFRRRFGRPLPSLEVGSIASAVDNLRDTTNVAFVPYVAVKEKIDRGELSIVSHFPSAHVHARAIWRAEMTNSPTLTAVVRHAVEVLSDPVAELATVAPTCALATAG
- a CDS encoding sulfurtransferase, which produces MSREDVLVSAAWAEENLATPGVVFVEVDEDTSAYDGGHIPGAVRIDWKTELQDPVRRDFVDRAGFEKLLSAKGIANDDNVILYGGNNNWFAAYAYWYFKLYGHDSVKLLDGGRKKWELDGRPLDKEPVERDATSYTAQEQNLAIRAFRDEVVDAIGNKNLVDVRSPDEFSGKLLAPAHLPQEQAQRGGHIPSAINVPWSKAANEDGTFKSDEELAEIYGEAGFDGSRKTIAYCRIGERSSHTWFALHELLGHDDVKNYDGSWTEYGSLVGVPVELGSGKEA
- a CDS encoding transglutaminase-like domain-containing protein, with amino-acid sequence MSTVVARVPRAEDSDKMTCLLVTPWWRRHLPGEDSEAVDGGVDPTPILDWDHPLVRSMAEQITPLWHSDPVTALKEAHQLVASTVRPVYAVNDVQPISRTLSRGRGSCSQRMAVLEGLARTHGIATRVRGLVVDGRFWYPRFPQVPFLVPARVLLAWPEFRVEQEWVQVSELFGTLSEMESSGGSGFSNAGGETLFDAVARTAVDWDGQTCSPGMPSACDLSATVLTDLGRFASRDDLFTLHGQTLCSPLTALGDPFLSRWTPPAVTHR